A single Vigna radiata var. radiata cultivar VC1973A chromosome 8, Vradiata_ver6, whole genome shotgun sequence DNA region contains:
- the LOC106771140 gene encoding putative pentatricopeptide repeat-containing protein At1g02420 → MLVRHFSVKSRLNCALPSIVFPHCFSSSNENDDVQKVFGILSSTSTSEQLKQSLKSSGVFLSNELIDQVLKRVRFSHGNPSQTLEFFRYTGRRKGFYHTAFSLDTMLYILGRSRMFGHVWDLLIECRRKDQTAITARTIMVVLGRIAKVCSVRQTVDSFRKFRKLVTEFDTNCFNALLRTLCQEKSMTDARXVYHSXKHRFRPNLQTFNILLSGWKTPEDAEGFLKEMKEMGVAPDVVTYNSLVDVYCKGREIEKAYKVLEEMRERDLSPDVITYTCIIGGLGLIGQPDKAKDVLKEMKEYGCYPDAAAYNAAIRNFCIAKRLGDANGLVEEMVSKGLSPNATTYNLFFRVFYWSNDLHNSWIMYNRMMVEGCLPNTQSCMFLIRLFRKYEKVDIALQLWGNMMEKGFGSYTLVSDILFDLLCDMGKLEEAEKCFLEMIEKGQKPSNVSFRRIKVLMELAKRHEALESLTQKMSIFGRPLQLHQSSMSKTDTADSLFTNS, encoded by the coding sequence ATGTTGGTGAGACATTTCTCGGTGAAATCGCGGTTGAATTGTGCTCTTCCCTCAATCGTATTTCCACACTGCTTCTCAAGCTCCAATGAAAACGATGACGTACAGAAAGTGTTCGGCATACTCAGTAGCACTTCCACGTCGGAACAGCTGAAACAATCCTTGAAATCAAGCGGTGTTTTCCTCTCCAATGAATTGATCGATCAAGTTCTCAAGAGGGTACGCTTCAGCCATGGGAACCCCTCCCAAACGCTTGAGTTTTTCCGTTACACCGGAAGAAGGAAAGGGTTTTACCATACTGCGTTTTCCCTCGACACCATGCTATACATTCTTGGAAGAAGCCGCATGTTTGGTCACGTTTGGGACCTCTTAATCGAATGCCGTCGAAAAGACCAAACGGCCATAACGGCTCGCACTATTATGGTCGTGTTGGGCAGAATTGCCAAAGTGTGTTCAGTTCGACAAACGGTGGACTCGTTTAGAAAGTTCAGGAAGCTGGTGACTGAGTTTGATACTAATTGTTTCAATGCTCTGTTGAGAACGTTGTGTCAGGAGAAGAGCATGACGGATGCTAGAAANGTTTACCATAGTTTNAAGCATCGGTTTCGNCCAAATTTACAGACTTTTAACATTCTTCTTTCCGGGTGGAAGACCCCTGAGGATGCTGAGGGGTTCTTGAAGGAGATGAAGGAAATGGGGGTGGCACCTGATGTTGTTACATACAATAGTTTGGTGGATGTTTACTGCAAGGGGAGGGAAATTGAGAAGGCGTATAAGGTGCTTGAGGAAATGCGTGAACGGGATTTGTCGCCGGATGTGATCACGTATACATGTATCATTGGTGGGTTGGGGTTGATTGGGCAGCCTGATAAAGCCAAAGATGTTTTGAAGGAGATGAAGGAGTATGGGTGTTACCCTGATGCCGCAGCCTACAATGCTGCCATCAGGAATTTCTGCATTGCAAAGAGGCTTGGTGATGCTAATGGTTTGGTGGAGGAGATGGTGAGCAAGGGTTTGAGTCCGAATGCAACTACTTACAATTTGTTCTTTAGGGTATTTTACTGGTCCAATGATTTGCATAACTCTTGGATCATGTACAATAGGATGATGGTTGAGGGGTGCCTTCCGAATACGCAGTCTTGTATGTTCTTGATAAGGTTGTTTAGAAAGTATGAGAAGGTGGATATAGCGCTGCAATTATGGGGGAACATGATGGAAAAGGGTTTTGGGTCGTATACCTTGGTTTCTGACATTCTGTTTGACTTGCTTTGTGATATGGGGAAGTTGGAAGAAGCAGAGAAGTGCTTTTTGGAGATGATTGAAAAGGGGCAGAAACCGAGTAATGTGTCGTTTAGAAGAATTAAGGTTCTTATGGAACTAGCAAAGAGACATGAGGCCCTTGAGAGCTTGACGCAGAAAATGTCCATATTTGGGCGACCACTCCAATTGCATCAAAGTTCGATGAGCAAAACTGACACAGCGGATTCTCTCTTTACTAATAGTTAG